In the Candidatus Methanoperedens sp. genome, one interval contains:
- a CDS encoding DUF373 family protein, which yields MHTLVICIDRDNDLGEKAGVPSPIIGRAANLDAAVKLATSDPEDSDTNTIFGGINVYDKLNAEKNDAEIVSIAGDKKVGIISDKKISEQLDRILAQLKPERAILVSDGAEDESVLPIIQSRIKVDAVHRIIVKQHENLESTYYIIKKAFNDPKISHTFFMPLGFVFLIYAISLYFDQPGIAVMAITAAIGVYMLFRGTGLDDAVDDFEKSMMNSLHGGKITFVMYLAAIILSLIGTVEGGIEVWNYYNQQIMVGYIILLMGYVNASIWWYVIAGVLINTGKIIDLRLAKEKIGRNWSHPFFVIAGGILFWAGSTYILVISETLSEFPLLGSGREFLVGSVAGAVLIAILGAWISTKSNRKRTSKN from the coding sequence ATGCATACACTTGTCATATGTATTGACCGGGATAATGACCTGGGGGAAAAGGCAGGCGTTCCAAGTCCCATAATAGGTCGCGCCGCAAACCTCGATGCCGCTGTTAAGCTTGCTACCAGCGACCCTGAAGATTCCGATACTAACACCATTTTCGGCGGGATTAACGTATACGATAAACTGAATGCCGAAAAAAACGATGCCGAGATAGTTTCAATAGCCGGGGACAAGAAAGTCGGGATTATTTCAGATAAGAAAATTTCAGAGCAGCTCGACAGGATACTCGCGCAGCTAAAACCTGAGAGGGCAATCCTGGTATCCGACGGCGCAGAGGACGAATCCGTGCTTCCGATCATCCAGTCCAGGATAAAAGTGGATGCGGTGCACAGGATAATTGTAAAACAGCATGAGAATCTGGAAAGCACCTACTATATAATCAAAAAGGCTTTTAACGACCCGAAGATCTCGCATACTTTTTTCATGCCGCTTGGTTTTGTATTCCTGATATATGCAATTTCATTGTATTTTGACCAGCCCGGGATTGCGGTTATGGCAATAACGGCTGCGATAGGGGTTTACATGCTCTTTCGGGGCACAGGTCTTGATGATGCCGTTGATGATTTCGAGAAGTCTATGATGAACTCTCTCCATGGCGGAAAAATCACGTTTGTCATGTATCTTGCAGCCATAATACTTTCCCTGATAGGAACAGTAGAGGGCGGAATAGAGGTGTGGAATTATTACAACCAGCAAATAATGGTAGGATACATCATACTCCTGATGGGATATGTCAATGCCTCCATATGGTGGTATGTAATTGCAGGAGTTTTAATTAATACAGGAAAAATAATCGACCTGCGTCTGGCAAAAGAAAAAATAGGGAGGAACTGGTCACATCCATTCTTCGTGATTGCAGGCGGCATTCTGTTCTGGGCAGGCAGCACCTATATACTTGTAATAAGCGAGACACTAAGTGAATTCCCTCTGCTGGGTAGCGGACGTGAGTTCTTGGTCGGTAGTGTGGCGGGCGCGGTTTTAATAGCGATTCTTGGGGCATGGATTTCCACAAAATCAAACCGAAAGAGAACTTCAAAAAACTAA
- the albA gene encoding DNA-binding protein Alba, translating into MTDDNVVYIGNKPVMNYVLAVVTQFNNGASEVAVKARGRAISRAVDTVEVAKNRFLEGSKVKDIKIGTEKIATDRGESNVSIIEIVMTK; encoded by the coding sequence ATGACAGATGATAACGTAGTGTATATCGGGAACAAACCAGTGATGAACTATGTGCTTGCAGTAGTCACGCAATTCAACAATGGAGCATCGGAGGTTGCAGTCAAAGCGAGAGGAAGGGCAATATCAAGGGCAGTGGATACAGTAGAAGTTGCAAAGAATAGGTTTTTGGAGGGTTCTAAAGTAAAGGATATAAAGATCGGGACGGAAAAAATTGCCACGGATAGAGGGGAATCGAACGTTTCCATAATAGAAATTGTGATGACTAAATAG
- a CDS encoding phosphoribosylaminoimidazolesuccinocarboxamide synthase, producing MRLLEIYSGKAKTVFKTDAPNKLIMEFRDSLTAFDGKKKSSAPKKGYYNAQIAAKLFLLLEEEGVKTHFDSMLSGTEMVVDAVDIIKIEVIVRNIAAGSLTKKYPFKTGQKLDPPILTFDYKSDEYGDPMINDDIAIALGLATKDELYRIRRLALWVNSILVEYLDERNLLLPDFKLEFGRRSGEIVLADEISCDTCRFWDKTTGESLDKDVFRFDKGDLVAAYREVARRVVPEIFAD from the coding sequence ATCAGGCTCTTGGAAATCTATTCCGGCAAGGCAAAAACGGTCTTCAAAACAGACGCTCCGAATAAGCTTATAATGGAATTCAGGGACAGCCTCACAGCCTTTGACGGCAAGAAGAAAAGCAGCGCGCCGAAAAAGGGTTATTACAATGCACAGATAGCCGCAAAGCTTTTTTTACTGCTCGAGGAGGAGGGCGTTAAAACTCATTTTGACAGCATGCTTTCAGGGACTGAGATGGTAGTGGATGCTGTGGATATAATAAAAATCGAGGTAATTGTGAGGAATATCGCAGCAGGTTCCCTTACCAAAAAATACCCCTTCAAGACAGGGCAGAAGCTTGACCCGCCGATTTTGACTTTTGATTACAAGAGCGATGAATACGGCGATCCCATGATTAATGACGATATAGCGATTGCTCTGGGGCTTGCCACGAAGGATGAACTTTACAGGATCCGAAGACTTGCACTCTGGGTCAATTCGATACTTGTTGAGTATCTGGATGAAAGAAATCTTCTGCTCCCGGATTTCAAGCTTGAGTTCGGAAGGCGAAGTGGTGAGATAGTGCTTGCAGATGAGATCTCCTGCGATACCTGCAGGTTCTGGGACAAGACCACGGGCGAATCACTGGATAAGGATGTGTTCAGGTTTGATAAAGGCGACCTTGTGGCTGCCTACCGCGAGGTTGCAAGAAGAGTTGTGCCTGAGATATTTGCCGATTAA
- a CDS encoding TIGR00269 family protein produces the protein MKCQRCSKTAVAYQKYSNAHLCKPHFIEDVERKIKRDIRKFKMVEKGDRIAVALSGGKDSIALLYILHKIFQKRPDVELSAITIDEGIRGYRKKTLPHAVKLTGELGIHHTIRSFEDEFGTTLDKLIEKNEAASCTLCGVLRKNLLNKAARELGADKLATGHNLDDEAQTILMNYLRGDVDRMKRTLPGTVQPGLVPRIKPLRSVPEKEVALYDFLNFLPVSLDECPYAGEALRNEIREMINNYEVNHPGTKYSLLGGFDAISEGLQPPGTQIVRCKICGEPSSEALCKTCRLLGRSD, from the coding sequence ATGAAATGCCAGAGATGCAGCAAAACCGCTGTCGCATACCAGAAATATTCCAATGCTCACCTCTGCAAACCTCATTTTATCGAGGACGTGGAGCGGAAGATAAAACGCGACATCCGGAAATTCAAAATGGTGGAAAAAGGCGACAGGATAGCAGTGGCGCTCAGCGGAGGGAAGGACAGCATTGCGCTGCTCTATATACTGCATAAGATTTTTCAGAAAAGACCCGACGTTGAACTTTCAGCCATCACAATCGATGAAGGCATTCGTGGATACCGGAAAAAAACTCTCCCTCATGCTGTAAAATTGACGGGTGAACTTGGAATCCATCATACGATCAGGTCTTTTGAGGATGAGTTTGGAACAACACTTGATAAGCTTATCGAGAAAAATGAAGCCGCTTCATGCACATTGTGCGGTGTGCTTCGAAAAAATCTCCTTAATAAAGCTGCAAGAGAACTTGGCGCTGATAAGCTCGCAACCGGCCACAACCTTGACGATGAAGCCCAGACCATACTGATGAATTACCTGCGCGGGGATGTAGACAGAATGAAAAGGACGCTTCCCGGCACGGTCCAGCCAGGACTTGTGCCGAGAATAAAACCGCTTCGCAGCGTACCAGAAAAAGAGGTGGCGCTCTACGATTTCCTGAACTTCCTTCCGGTAAGCCTGGATGAATGCCCTTACGCAGGTGAGGCGCTGCGGAACGAGATACGCGAGATGATCAATAACTATGAGGTAAATCACCCGGGAACAAAGTACTCGCTGCTCGGCGGGTTTGACGCCATATCAGAGGGGCTGCAGCCGCCCGGTACACAGATCGTCCGGTGCAAGATATGCGGCGAGCCCAGCAGTGAAGCACTGTGCAAGACGTGCAGGCTGCTGGGAAGGTCTGATTGA
- a CDS encoding S8 family serine peptidase gives MVKKKVIVEMRVPKVPESRFAAAASEITSQLDIPGFKLDPDYKPVSASPPDHLAASFAASNEAVMLVRGEIEEGKEKELESKPNVIKVWTDARIEPSYDCDTDTSKGDIDSVASYLGVDKIWAKGVRGKGIVIGICDDGVNAISSDIVVDGWSPPNCSRYGAEGGHGNMTATDAAGMCPEAKIYDIGVLKNPPGSLPDIGGAISNAIAGFQWAIERHRKDGTPHILSNSWNCYQEAWAPDYARDSNHPFTRKAVEAIREGIIVCFSAGNCGDKCKDKDPRCGSDEGSGRSIWGANGHPEVITVGAVNVKGELAGYSSQGPAALSSEKPDFCGITHFKGYNDPDTGTSAATPVVAGVIGLLKCAKPTLTHAEAKAVLRKTARDIAGAGFDTESGYGIIQARAAFELIKGQPKPEPKPKPKPKPKPKKELTIKG, from the coding sequence ATGGTTAAAAAAAAGGTTATTGTAGAGATGCGAGTACCGAAGGTACCCGAATCAAGATTCGCAGCGGCAGCAAGTGAAATTACATCTCAGCTTGACATACCCGGTTTTAAATTGGATCCGGATTACAAGCCTGTGTCGGCAAGCCCGCCCGATCATCTTGCGGCGAGCTTTGCAGCTTCCAATGAGGCAGTTATGCTGGTGCGGGGTGAAATAGAGGAAGGTAAAGAAAAGGAGCTTGAGTCCAAACCGAATGTCATAAAAGTCTGGACGGATGCAAGAATAGAGCCTTCCTACGATTGCGACACCGATACTTCGAAAGGGGACATAGACAGCGTCGCCAGCTATCTGGGAGTGGATAAAATATGGGCAAAAGGCGTGCGGGGAAAAGGTATTGTTATTGGTATATGCGATGATGGTGTCAATGCAATATCGTCGGATATAGTGGTTGACGGATGGTCGCCGCCAAATTGTTCCCGATATGGAGCCGAAGGCGGGCACGGCAACATGACAGCTACAGATGCTGCAGGGATGTGCCCGGAGGCGAAAATCTATGATATCGGTGTGCTTAAGAACCCGCCGGGAAGCCTTCCCGATATCGGGGGAGCAATTTCCAACGCCATAGCCGGGTTCCAGTGGGCTATCGAACGACACAGGAAAGATGGTACTCCGCACATTCTTTCCAATAGCTGGAACTGTTACCAGGAGGCATGGGCTCCCGATTATGCAAGGGATTCGAACCATCCTTTTACAAGAAAAGCCGTCGAGGCGATAAGGGAGGGGATAATAGTTTGCTTCAGCGCCGGGAACTGCGGCGACAAATGCAAGGATAAGGACCCTCGGTGCGGTTCGGATGAAGGTTCGGGGCGCAGCATCTGGGGCGCAAACGGGCATCCGGAGGTGATAACGGTAGGCGCAGTAAATGTGAAGGGAGAGCTTGCCGGTTATTCAAGCCAGGGGCCGGCAGCCCTTTCAAGTGAAAAACCCGACTTCTGCGGGATAACCCATTTTAAAGGATACAATGACCCGGATACAGGGACGTCGGCAGCGACACCGGTAGTGGCGGGTGTTATCGGTCTGTTAAAATGTGCAAAGCCCACGCTCACTCATGCAGAGGCAAAAGCCGTATTGAGAAAAACAGCCAGAGATATCGCCGGAGCGGGTTTTGATACCGAGTCGGGATACGGGATAATCCAGGCGCGAGCGGCTTTCGAACTCATAAAAGGGCAACCCAAACCTGAGCCCAAACCAAAACCCAAGCCTAAACCAAAGCCGAAAAAAGAACTAACTATAAAGGGATGA
- a CDS encoding tetratricopeptide repeat protein: MGLNQIVDKLPIKKMTLPNSPPDLRDLLARLGYHETSIPDILYELDILFKEIDFEKLRQAVYSAQGAKDTAGLINSLKELMLQLENKGYYRPDFPTKLIRLLVNGLNHRNEDIFLLLEKSGIPEKDKKKEQEFLASCAAITQLGYILLRCLVPEVRAASAGPHVFISIDGFSPDSMIFVDFSIDSIIEVDASRYKRKENYYCLKNTGGLDDETSTLLTRYYSFFQLTTGIGLSHNIHNNLGITYDRIGRYEEALEELNTALRLNPCYIEVRNNLAVAYDRMGKYDEAERELQEALRLNPDYTEAHNNLGSLYARRGRYEEATEELRDALRLNPRYAVAHNNLGHIHALQNKNQEAIMEFREALWLDPDYAPAHINLGSIFAETGMYDEALKEFQEALRLDPESPEAYQGIGSVYYNLGSYERAAQALIRAVYLDPEILGCVPEKLMLKVRQGVSRLKGR; the protein is encoded by the coding sequence ATGGGTTTAAATCAGATAGTAGATAAACTCCCGATAAAAAAAATGACTCTTCCAAATTCTCCTCCCGACCTCCGAGACCTGCTCGCGCGCCTGGGCTATCATGAGACAAGCATACCGGATATACTGTACGAACTCGATATTTTATTCAAAGAGATAGACTTCGAAAAGCTGAGACAGGCTGTATACTCAGCGCAGGGGGCAAAAGATACGGCTGGACTAATCAATTCGCTGAAAGAACTGATGCTTCAATTGGAAAACAAAGGCTACTACCGTCCAGACTTTCCCACCAAACTTATCAGGCTTCTTGTCAATGGTTTAAATCACAGGAACGAAGATATCTTTTTACTCCTCGAAAAATCCGGCATCCCTGAAAAAGACAAAAAGAAAGAGCAGGAGTTCCTTGCCTCCTGCGCCGCAATCACCCAGCTTGGCTATATTCTCCTGCGCTGCCTGGTACCTGAGGTAAGGGCTGCAAGCGCAGGACCGCATGTCTTTATTTCAATAGACGGGTTCTCTCCTGATTCGATGATTTTCGTAGATTTTAGCATAGATTCTATCATTGAGGTAGATGCCAGCCGATATAAGCGGAAAGAAAATTATTACTGCCTGAAGAATACCGGAGGATTGGATGACGAGACTTCCACGCTGCTCACCCGGTATTACTCTTTTTTCCAGCTAACAACAGGCATAGGTTTGAGCCACAATATCCATAACAATCTCGGCATTACTTATGACAGGATAGGCAGATACGAGGAAGCATTGGAAGAGTTAAATACCGCTCTGAGGCTCAACCCATGTTATATCGAAGTCCGCAATAATCTTGCGGTAGCCTATGACAGGATGGGAAAGTATGACGAGGCAGAGAGGGAACTGCAGGAGGCGCTCAGGCTCAATCCAGATTATACTGAAGCGCACAACAACCTCGGCAGCCTCTATGCAAGAAGAGGCAGATACGAGGAGGCGACAGAAGAGCTCAGGGATGCGCTCAGGCTTAATCCTCGGTATGCAGTTGCACACAACAATCTTGGGCATATCCATGCACTGCAAAACAAAAATCAGGAGGCGATTATGGAGTTCAGGGAGGCGCTCTGGCTCGACCCTGATTATGCCCCTGCCCATATCAATCTTGGCAGCATCTTCGCTGAAACAGGCATGTATGATGAGGCGCTCAAGGAGTTTCAGGAAGCTCTGAGGCTTGACCCCGAATCCCCGGAAGCTTACCAGGGCATCGGGTCGGTCTATTATAACTTGGGCAGCTATGAGAGGGCTGCCCAGGCATTGATAAGGGCAGTCTATCTCGATCCTGAAATCCTTGGATGTGTGCCTGAAAAGTTAATGCTCAAAGTAAGACAGGGGGTTTCAAGGCTGAAGGGAAGGTAG
- a CDS encoding CDC48 family AAA ATPase has protein sequence MDKKDKTVSLKVVEAKPYDAGRGIARIDPEVAYDLGLQTGDVVGIEGTKRTAAIIWPGYPEDSNSGAIRIDGTVRRNAGVSIDDRVQIRKIQTAPAQKILFSPTQPLKIQGGEAYLTHNLEGRVITRGDVVELNIMGRRVDLVVVSIKPVADSVIIGAATAIDISDKPAKEMPSIPRVSYEDIGGLGDEVRKVREMIELPLRHPEIFERLGVEAPKGVLLHGPPGTGKTLLAKALASETNANFLPLSGPEIMSKFYGESEERLREIFQQAEENAPSIILIDEIDSIAPKREEVTGEVERRVVAQLLAVMDGLKTRGKVVVIGATNRPNAIDPALRRPGRFDREIEIGVPDRKARLEILQIHTRGMPLAEDVKLEKFADLTHGFVGADLAALTREAAMNSIRRVLPELDLEIQSIPAEILNKMTVTGDDFNSALREMTPSALREVFIESPNIHWSDIGGLEDAKQELKEAVEWPMKYPMLFKETGAHPPKGILIYGPPGTGKTMLAKAVATESEANFISVKGPEFLSKWVGESEKAVRETFRKAKQAAPCIIFFDEIDSITPTRGTGSDSHVTERVISQLLSEIDGLEELHNITVIAATNRPDIIDPALLRPGRIDRLIYVTPPDRDARYEIFKVYTSKTPLDSDVDLDRLAEDTDGFTGADIASVCNEATILAIREYVNSGRATDDKSVKELKVGYHNFRDAMAKVKPYSKKELEKYTKISENFIYQ, from the coding sequence ATGGATAAAAAAGATAAAACCGTGTCATTGAAAGTGGTTGAAGCAAAACCCTACGATGCAGGCAGGGGTATTGCCCGAATAGATCCTGAAGTGGCTTACGACCTCGGACTGCAGACAGGCGATGTCGTAGGTATTGAAGGCACGAAAAGGACGGCAGCAATAATATGGCCGGGTTATCCGGAGGACAGCAACTCCGGAGCGATTCGCATTGACGGAACAGTGAGGCGAAATGCCGGCGTAAGCATTGATGACAGGGTGCAGATACGGAAGATACAGACCGCGCCAGCCCAAAAAATCCTTTTCTCACCCACCCAGCCTTTAAAAATCCAGGGTGGAGAGGCGTATTTAACGCACAACCTGGAAGGGCGTGTAATCACGCGAGGGGATGTGGTGGAATTGAATATCATGGGAAGGCGGGTTGACCTTGTGGTTGTTTCCATAAAGCCTGTTGCCGACTCTGTCATAATAGGCGCGGCTACAGCGATAGACATCAGCGATAAACCCGCAAAGGAGATGCCCTCCATTCCCAGAGTTTCGTATGAGGATATAGGCGGGCTCGGGGATGAGGTCAGGAAGGTAAGGGAAATGATAGAGCTTCCGCTTCGCCACCCTGAGATTTTCGAGCGCCTCGGCGTGGAAGCGCCCAAGGGTGTTCTGCTTCACGGTCCTCCGGGAACGGGGAAAACACTTCTTGCAAAAGCCCTCGCCTCCGAGACCAATGCGAACTTCCTTCCTCTCAGCGGTCCTGAGATCATGAGCAAATTCTACGGCGAATCAGAGGAGCGGCTGCGTGAGATATTCCAGCAGGCAGAGGAGAATGCGCCCAGTATTATTCTGATCGACGAGATAGACAGCATTGCCCCGAAAAGAGAGGAGGTCACGGGTGAGGTGGAGCGGCGCGTTGTGGCGCAGCTTCTTGCTGTGATGGATGGTCTTAAGACTCGCGGCAAAGTCGTGGTAATAGGAGCCACGAACAGGCCGAATGCCATTGACCCCGCGCTTCGCCGCCCCGGAAGATTTGACCGTGAGATCGAGATTGGAGTTCCAGACAGAAAAGCACGCCTTGAGATTCTGCAGATTCATACTAGAGGGATGCCGCTGGCTGAGGATGTGAAACTTGAAAAATTTGCAGACCTTACACACGGTTTTGTAGGGGCTGACCTCGCCGCACTTACGCGGGAGGCTGCCATGAATTCAATCCGGAGGGTGCTGCCCGAGCTTGACCTCGAAATCCAGAGCATACCAGCTGAGATCCTGAATAAAATGACTGTAACGGGCGATGACTTTAATAGTGCATTGCGTGAAATGACTCCGTCGGCGCTGCGCGAGGTTTTCATCGAATCCCCCAATATCCACTGGAGCGACATCGGCGGGCTTGAAGATGCAAAGCAGGAGTTAAAAGAGGCAGTGGAGTGGCCCATGAAATATCCCATGCTGTTCAAAGAAACAGGCGCTCACCCTCCGAAGGGAATCCTGATATACGGGCCTCCGGGAACGGGCAAGACCATGCTCGCAAAGGCAGTGGCAACCGAAAGCGAAGCAAATTTCATAAGCGTTAAAGGTCCCGAGTTCCTGAGCAAATGGGTGGGCGAGAGCGAGAAAGCGGTTCGCGAGACCTTCAGGAAAGCAAAACAGGCAGCACCGTGCATCATCTTCTTTGATGAGATTGATTCCATAACGCCTACGAGAGGTACAGGCTCGGATTCCCATGTTACAGAGAGGGTTATAAGCCAGCTTTTATCTGAAATCGATGGGCTTGAGGAATTGCATAACATTACTGTAATTGCCGCCACCAACAGACCTGACATTATAGACCCTGCACTTCTTCGACCTGGAAGGATTGACCGCCTGATCTACGTCACGCCGCCGGATAGGGACGCAAGGTACGAGATATTCAAAGTCTATACCTCAAAGACACCTCTTGACAGCGATGTTGACCTTGACAGGCTTGCCGAGGATACCGATGGTTTCACAGGCGCAGATATCGCTTCGGTGTGCAATGAAGCCACGATACTTGCCATAAGGGAGTATGTGAATTCAGGGAGGGCTACGGACGATAAATCTGTAAAAGAACTGAAAGTGGGTTATCACAATTTCAGGGATGCGATGGCAAAAGTAAAGCCGTATTCCAAGAAGGAACTGGAGAAATACACCAAGATATCTGAGAACTTTATATATCAGTAA
- a CDS encoding dihydroorotase: MPDLVIKNARIFINDALQPAEIAVDNGKITKVGKIVGTGEVNQVIDARGALVLPGAIDVHVHFRDPGMKKKEDWYTGSCAAAAGGVTTVIDQPNTIPPTIDPASFKKKQKEAKKSIIDYGINAGVTRNPGYLKELWELGATAFGEIFMAESTASLNVNYITLKEALEVIGELNAVACIHAEDEETRIRYVHLLKGNLAPESYSKSRPPLSEKIAVEKALKLAANTKLHFCHISASESLETIRRAKAENTNITCEVAPHHLFLTIKDWKRLGTLGKMNPPLRDFYSQQSLWKGLNEGIIDVVASDHAPHLESEKMTDIWSAPAGVPGVETMMPLMLNAVKRNLITLRRLIEVTSQNPARIFGINKGVIAPGFDADMVIAGEAKEIRKEKLHSKAGWTPYNGMTGMFPRMTISRGDIISEDGEIIAKRGRGRFIPGKGKVIESD, translated from the coding sequence ATGCCCGACCTCGTGATCAAGAATGCCAGGATTTTCATCAATGATGCCCTCCAGCCTGCGGAAATAGCCGTGGATAACGGCAAAATCACAAAAGTCGGGAAAATAGTAGGGACTGGGGAAGTAAACCAGGTAATAGACGCAAGAGGCGCGCTCGTGCTGCCCGGGGCAATAGACGTACACGTCCACTTCCGCGACCCGGGGATGAAAAAGAAAGAGGACTGGTACACCGGCTCATGCGCGGCGGCAGCAGGAGGCGTCACCACTGTGATCGACCAGCCCAACACCATCCCCCCAACGATAGACCCAGCATCTTTCAAAAAAAAGCAAAAAGAGGCAAAGAAATCCATAATCGATTATGGAATCAACGCCGGAGTAACCCGGAATCCCGGATACTTAAAAGAACTCTGGGAACTCGGCGCCACAGCCTTCGGGGAGATATTCATGGCAGAATCCACAGCCTCGCTGAATGTGAATTATATAACACTCAAAGAAGCGCTGGAAGTCATAGGAGAGCTTAATGCCGTCGCCTGCATCCATGCAGAGGATGAGGAGACAAGAATTAGATACGTCCATCTCCTGAAAGGAAATCTTGCGCCGGAATCTTACTCAAAATCCCGACCTCCCCTATCTGAAAAAATTGCAGTGGAAAAAGCCCTCAAGCTTGCGGCAAACACGAAGCTCCATTTCTGCCACATCAGCGCCAGTGAAAGCCTGGAAACCATAAGAAGGGCAAAAGCTGAAAATACGAATATCACATGTGAGGTTGCGCCTCATCATCTTTTTCTTACTATAAAGGACTGGAAGCGCCTTGGAACGCTTGGAAAAATGAACCCGCCGCTGCGCGATTTCTACTCACAGCAAAGCCTCTGGAAAGGTTTGAACGAAGGCATCATAGATGTTGTTGCCTCAGACCATGCGCCGCACCTTGAATCTGAAAAAATGACGGATATCTGGAGCGCACCTGCCGGCGTGCCTGGCGTCGAAACCATGATGCCGCTTATGCTGAATGCTGTTAAACGGAATCTTATCACCCTGCGGCGATTAATAGAGGTCACAAGCCAGAACCCTGCAAGGATATTCGGAATTAATAAGGGTGTTATTGCCCCGGGCTTTGACGCAGACATGGTAATTGCGGGAGAAGCGAAGGAAATCCGGAAAGAAAAACTGCACAGCAAAGCAGGATGGACGCCGTATAACGGTATGACCGGCATGTTCCCGAGGATGACCATTTCCAGAGGCGATATAATTTCAGAAGACGGGGAGATTATCGCAAAAAGAGGGAGAGGGAGATTCATTCCTGGAAAGGGGAAGGTTATTGAAAGTGATTGA
- a CDS encoding ArsR family transcriptional regulator — protein MESAQLLDILGNGNRRKILQLLASRPCYMSEIAERLDVGAKAILGHLLLLEQAGLIEANVDEQRRKYFHITDNLRLEVFVSPYSFEVETTTIAISVPKHYVKARQAITGLKALYGEIQGLLEQRRQVMQEYQQVQSDITEAMGHSMDAIEEVAADDVEAEILYALLKGPMNQRALSMQLGILEYMLEGYLERMLEKEIIKEDTNNYSIG, from the coding sequence ATGGAATCAGCACAACTGTTGGACATACTCGGGAACGGAAACCGCAGGAAAATCCTGCAGCTTCTGGCAAGCCGCCCCTGCTACATGAGCGAGATAGCAGAGCGGCTGGATGTAGGAGCGAAGGCGATACTGGGGCATCTTCTGCTTCTTGAGCAAGCAGGTCTGATTGAAGCCAACGTTGATGAGCAGCGGCGCAAATACTTCCATATAACAGACAACCTCCGTCTTGAGGTATTTGTGTCGCCCTACTCCTTCGAAGTGGAAACCACGACCATTGCCATCAGCGTTCCAAAGCACTATGTAAAAGCCCGCCAGGCAATCACGGGGTTAAAAGCCCTTTATGGCGAGATCCAGGGGCTTCTGGAACAACGGCGCCAGGTGATGCAGGAATACCAGCAGGTCCAGTCAGATATCACAGAGGCTATGGGACATAGCATGGATGCCATCGAGGAGGTGGCGGCGGACGATGTGGAGGCTGAAATACTCTATGCCCTGCTGAAAGGTCCGATGAACCAGCGTGCATTATCCATGCAGCTTGGAATACTCGAATACATGCTTGAGGGATATCTGGAAAGAATGCTAGAAAAAGAAATAATAAAAGAAGATACAAATAACTATAGTATAGGCTAA
- a CDS encoding Hsp20/alpha crystallin family protein, with protein MFRGWRKPEKGFFDEFEREIEEMNQLIDSMMRSTGSEPLVYGFSMHVGRDGVPHTEHFGNVRPAHNELNVREEEHNVREPFTSSMIDEKNNELNITAEMPGIKKEDIELNAAENEVVIKADSEGRKYYKSINTPCPVEPDSAKAKYNNGVLEVTLKLKETLKPKGKAVRIE; from the coding sequence ATGTTCAGAGGATGGAGAAAACCCGAAAAGGGATTTTTTGACGAATTTGAGAGAGAAATCGAAGAAATGAACCAGCTCATCGACAGCATGATGCGTTCAACAGGCAGCGAGCCTTTAGTTTATGGGTTCAGCATGCATGTAGGACGTGACGGAGTGCCTCATACGGAGCATTTCGGGAATGTAAGACCGGCTCATAACGAGTTAAATGTGAGGGAAGAGGAGCACAATGTCAGGGAACCCTTTACCAGCTCGATGATCGATGAAAAGAATAATGAACTCAATATAACAGCAGAAATGCCGGGAATTAAGAAAGAGGACATCGAACTCAATGCGGCAGAGAACGAAGTTGTGATAAAAGCTGATAGCGAAGGCAGGAAATACTACAAGAGCATAAACACTCCCTGCCCTGTTGAACCAGACAGCGCAAAAGCGAAGTATAACAACGGGGTTCTGGAAGTAACACTCAAGCTCAAAGAAACCCTTAAACCAAAAGGAAAAGCAGTAAGAATCGAGTAA